Genomic DNA from Methanosarcina sp. MTP4:
GGCTCACAGTCGAATGGGAAAGGCTGGAATTCAAAGGATCCTGGAATCCCGAGTCCATTCTTCACTCGATGTGTGCTTTTGCAAACGACATCAACAACTGGGGAGGGGGCTACATCATTGTCGGAATCGAGGAAAAGGACGGAAGGCCGATCCTTCCACCCGCAGGCCTTGATCTCGGCCAGATTGATGCATACCAGAAAAAGCTTCTCGAACTCTGCCACCTGATGACCCCAAATTACTTCCCGGTAGCTGTGCCCGAGGTATTCCAGAAAAAACACATTCTTATAATCTGGTGTGCGGGTGGGGATACACGGCCGTACAGGGCACCCAGAACTCTCGGCAAGAAATCCGAATCCGTATATTACGTCCGGCGCTTTTCCTCTACGGTCCGTGCCAGTTCCTCCGAGGACCAGCAGCTATTCAAACTTGCTGCCAAAGTACCCTTTGACGACCGGATAAACCAGAACGCTGACCTGGAAGACATGAATTTTACCCTTATCAAAGCCTTTTTGAAAGAGGTCGGAAGCGACCTCTATAAAACCGCAGATTCCATATCCTTCAAAGGCCTCTGTCTTCAGATGCAGATAGCAAGGGGACCTCCCGAATACCTTAAACCTGTAAACGCAGGCCTGCTCTTCTTCAACGAAAACCCGGACAGGCTGTTCAACGGGACCAGAATAGAAATCGTCGAGTACTACGATGAAATAGGAGACCGCTTCACGGAAAAAATCTTCACGGGACCCCTCCACATCCAGCTCAAAAACGCCCTCCAGTATTTGAAAAATCTGGTCCTGAAAGAAGAGGTAAGGAAAGTCCCGGACCGGGCAGAAGCCCTCAGATATTTCAACTATCCTTACAGAGCCCTTGAAGAAGCCCTCGCAAACGCCGTCTATCACAAAAGTTACGAAGAAAGGAGCCCTATCGAAGTAAACGTCCGCCTGGACAGAATCGAGATCCTCTCCTTCCCCGGTCCCGTCCCTCCCGTAAACAACGAAAAACTAAAAAAGCCCAGGGTAGCTGCCCGCAACTACCGCAACCGCAGGATAGGGGATTTCCTGAAAGAACTGCACCTTACCGAGGGCAGGAGCACCGGCATCCCCAAGATCCGCCAGGCAATGAAAAGAAACGGCTCTCCACCCCCCATCTTCGAAACCGACGACGACCTCAACTATTTCCTGACGACCCTCCCAATCCACCCCGCGTTCATCAGCCAGCCCCTGGCCGACAGGACTGCCGAAGCCAGATCCGCATACCTGCCCGATGAAAGGTCCCTGGAAATCCTGGAATTCTGCATTAAGCCCAGGAAAAGATCGGAAATAATGGAGCACATCGGACTCACCAACCAGACCAAGAACGTCAGGACATCAATAAAGCCCCTGCTTGACCAGGGATACCTTTCATACACGATTCCCACCAGGCCGAAGGATAGAAACCAGAGGTACCGGACTACGGAGAGAGGAGCAAAGTTGCTTGACGTGTTCTATGAAGAAAAACCGGAACATGTGAGCAGCAGCTAAAACATTAGCATGAAAGCTAATAGGCAACTAACAAGTAACTACTAAGTAACTAACAAATAACTAATAAGTAACTAAGTAAATATAAACCACTCTCAATACTTCCGCACCATCTCCGCCTGCCACTCCGTTTCCGGCCACCCTCTCAACCCTCTTGACTTATTAATCCTGTCCAGGTAGTCCACCACCTCATCCGCGGAAAAACCAAGATCCCTGAGCACACACCCTATAACCGTTCCTGTCCTGCCTATGCCCCCCATGCAGTGGACGACAACTCCCTCTCCTGCATCAATTTTTCTTCTCACCAGAACCGCTGCCTTCCTGGCAAGCCACTCCTCCGTTGCAGGGTCCTGCGGCGGATTCCCATAGTGCAGGTCTTCCATCTCCGCAGAAAACAGCACCTTGAGGGGAGAGGGGTTGTAAGAGACCTCCGAGTCGCAGAGGCAGACCACCCCGGAAAAGCCCGCAGCAGCAATCTTTTCCCAGGGAGTGAATACTGCAGGATAGGTCATACCGGCAAGAAGCGCCGGCTCCTTTAGCACGATGTAGAGGTTCCGGGGCATTCTGATGCCGGCTATTACGGGCATCTCCAGCGAGGTTGGTAGTGAGGGCATCATGGAAGAAGTAGGGAGGATATGGGATATAAATTATCAGTGGGTTGGGGATGGGAGTGTTGGAAGGAGTTGGGATCTAAAAGCCGTATGGTGGGGAGATAACCCGAATGAAAATTTATATCACTCATTTAAAAAACTTGAAGGCGTAATCATCAGATCAGCCTTTGTTTGAGGCATACCCCACCAGGATTATTTATTGGAACTATTATGAATAATATACTCTTTTTTGACCAAATAATCCCAAATTTTAAAACTCTGGGGACAATTTAAATACTAACTACTAGTTATATACATGGTATGAATAACAATCAATTGGATTTACGATGAATGTGAACCACTGCAATCGTGATGATGGAGTTATAACTACAGCATTACTATTGGCAGCTGGTAAGGGTAGTCGTCTTTATCCTTTAACACGCGACACACCAAAATGTCTTACAATAGTTCATAAAGTATCCATACTTGAACGACTTGTCATCAATTTGAAAAATCAAGGCTTCAAACGTCTTGTTGTGGTCACAGGGTTCCAGGAAAAATGTATTCGTGATTTTCTGGGAACGCGGGCTGGCGGAATGAAAATCGAATATATTTTCAGCCCCCTTTATGAGACCACCAATAACATATATTCGCTCTGGATGGCCCGTAAAATTATTAATGAACCGTTTCTCCTGGTTGAAAGTGATCTTGTTTTTGACGTATCTCTTCTGGATGACATGTGTTTTCCTGACAGAATTGCCGTTGCACACATGCAGCCGTGGATGAATGGTTCCACTGTCACAATCGATCAATCCCAGGATGTTAAGAAGTTCCAATGCGGTACTCTCAAGCCTTTTGATGAGATCAGATACAAGACTGTTAATATTTACAGTTTTTCGCTTTCTTCATGGCATAGTATTACAAAAAGACTGGACCAGTACATTTCAGCCGGCAGAGTAAACGACTATTATGAAACCGTATTTGCGGAAATGGTGGCTGATGGTAGTCTCTCTCTTAAAACCGTCTCTTTTGACAGCAAGCGATGGTATGAAATAGACACAGTTAAGGATCTGGCAGAGGCTGAGAAACTATTTTCGGCGGACAAATCAAAAACAATAATTCCTAACAATATCACGCCGCATAGCTCTGGAATATCAAAGTCGTTTTTTCAACAAACAAAAAGAAAGGAGAAGGATACGATTACTCGTTCAATTTCCGGTTTGAGGTCATTCCCTCCGTCCAATTCTTTAAAATTAAAGCCAATTCTTAAGGCTAAGACTCCAAAAACAGAAGTGCCACCTAAAAACAAATAAAGAAGGAAAATACATGATGCAGTATAACTATAAGACTCAAACTGAAAAATACGAATTCGTTTCCGGACAGCATGGTGGTTACTATCATCATAATTTCATAGACCATGCTTATCTTTACAATCTATATTTCCCGCCAGAGGCAGTTTTTACAAACTTTAAAAATCAAATTCACGACATTGTCCTTAATTACCCGATTGCACAGGATGCTCTTGCCGGCCTTATCGGTAATCTGATCCATCAACCTGCTGAAAGAATCGTTGTGGGAAACGGCGCTGCCGAACTTATCAAAATTATATCCGGCCACGTATCCAGCAAGTTGATCGTTCCAGTGCCCTCTTTTAATGAATATGCTAATGCAGCACCGGCAGGCCGGGTAGTTGAATTCCCCCTTGAATTTCCATCTTTTCAATTGGATGTAGATAAGTTTGCTGCTGAAGCGATCAGGGTTAAAGCAGATGTTGCTGTTGTGGTAACACCTAATAATCCAACATCTATACTGGTTCCTAAGTCCGATCTAATAAATCTTGCACAAAAACTTGCAAATCATGATTGCATGCTGATCGTCGATGAATCCTTCATGGATTTTGTACATAACCCGGATCAAACAAGCCTGGAACATGAAATCGAACGTTACCCAAATGTGGCAATCATTAAAAGCATGAGCAAAGCCTATGGCATCTGCGGTCTCAGGATAGGTTATATGCTAACTGCAAATTCAGCATTTGCTGAAGCTGTAAGGAAAGGCGTACATATCTGGAATATTAACGGATTTGCCGAAGAGTTTCTTCGGATTTTGCCCGATTACAGACAGGAGTTTGTCGAAAGCTGTAAACAGGTACGGATCGACAGGGACAATCTGTATAAAAACCTGTGTGCTATCCAGGGAATGACTGTTTACAAACCTGATGCAAACTTTGTTTTCTGCCGCCTCCCGGATTATGCACAAAGTGGCCCTGAAATCACGCGGCAATTGTTTATTGAGCATAACATGTACATAAAACACTGCCAGGACAAAACTCTACCTGATTCTAGCCGTTATGTTCGTATTGCCAGCCGTACTGAAACAGAAAATTGCAAATTAGTTGAAGCATTGGCAGATATCATTGACTTGAATAAAACGGAAGTATCCAGATGAAAGATTCGCAACATCAACAATCACATAAGACAGGAATGCTTACTTTTGCCAGAGACCTTCCAAATATCTGTTCGCTTGCAGGGCTATTATGTGCGGTCCTTAGTATATACTATGCTATATTAGGCAATTTTCCGGTTGCGATAATTGGAATGGTTTGGGCTGTTTTTTTTGACTGGGGGGACGGAATCATTGCCCGTCGGATGAAGGGGCGAACTGATGAATATCGAGCTATCGGGGGACAGCTTGATTCATTGATAGATATTGTAAGTTTTGGAATTTGCCCCGCTGTATTTCTCTTGAGCTATGGAGAATTCAGTCCATGGTTCTTACCTGGAGCATTCGTGATTGTCGCTGCCAGTGCAATACGCTTGAGTTATTTCAATGTTTTCGGCCTGGTCGATGATTCGACATACATGGGATTGGCACTTGACAACAATGTCATTATTCTTGCTTTTGTCTTTCTGTTTAACGGTTTATTCGGCCATACAATTTTTTCAGTCATTATATATACAATGTTTATGTGTATGGCTGTCTTTAATTTAGCACCGATCCGAACGCCCAAGTTTAACGGAAGGTGGTTTTATGCTCTCGGGGTTTATGTCACGGGATTAACAGCCATCTATAGCTGGATACTGTGGGGCAAGTATCCGTAAAAGGAGACATTAATCGTAATAATTCAGCCTGGACAAAACAACATCAATAGCCATCTTAATTAAAATTCAATGGACAAATTTCAAAAACCGTCCACTGTTAATACTTCCTCACCATCTCCGCCTGCCACTCCGTCTCCGGCCACCCTCTCAACCCTCTTGACTTATTAATCCTGTCCAGGTAGCCCACCACCTCGTCCGCGGAAAAACCAAAGTCCCGTAGCACACATCCTATGACCGTCCCGGTCCTGCCTATGCCCCCCATACAGTGGACAACGACTCCCTCTCCTGCATCAATTTTTCTTCTCACCAGAGCCGCTGCCTGCCTGGCAAGCCCCTCCTCAGTCGCAGGGTCCTGCGGCGAATTCCCATAGTGCAGGTCTTCCATCTCCGCAGAAAACAGCACCTTGAGGGGATGAGGATCATAAGAGACCTCCGAATCGCAGAGGCAGACAACTTCGGATAAGCCCGCAGCAGCAATCTTTTCCCAGGGAGTAAAAACTCCGGGGTAGGGCATTCCGGCAAGAAGCACCGGCTCCTTGAGTACGATATAGAGGTTCCGGGGCATTCTGATGCCGGCTATTGAGGGCATTTCCAGCGGGGTTAATAGTGAGGGCATCATGCCAAAGAGTACGAAGGGAGGGGATATAAATTTTCAGTGGGTTGGGAATGGGGTGAGGGAGAGTTTGGAAGGTAAAGGACTAGCCATCAACAATTAAAAAAATTATGAAACAAAAAATGCAATTTCAAATTTCATAAAAATTAGGCAGAGTTTTAAAGTAATCTCGATGGAATTTCAGTTCAATATTAAGAATCTCGTCATCAAGGGTTTTATTTAATGCGTAAACAAATTTTTTCAAGAACTCAATCTGATCTTGTGCATCACTTATAGAAGGAATGGTTGTACCTGACCCGCCATGAGCAAATGAATTTCTTAAACCGATGAATTCTTCCAATTTTGTTTCAACACCCCCCACATAATCCAAGTCATTAAAAGTATCACGGCTAAATATATTACGAATACCTATGTCAATAAACATTGTTCTAATTGTATCTTTACCAGGATTAGAATTTGTGATTGAGAAAGACTCTTTGACAAAAATTGGTTTATATTCGCAATTTTCAAAAGACGAAGCGTAAATCTTAACTATCTTTTCATAATCTGAATTCAATTTTTGTTCATTAATTAATTTTAGAACCTGTAATGTTTTCCTTTTATTTGTAATCAAAAGTTTTTCATCAATATATTTAGTTGGAAGATTCATATTATTAATTTGCTCAATAAATTCCATAAAAGACTCTTTAAGGTATTTCTCGAGAAATCCACTACTCATTATGATTGCACTTCTTGAAGCCACGGACCAAATTATTCTAAAATTTTCAGTATTCATTTTACTAGCGTAATCTAGCAGAGAATTTACCTCTTCAATTTGGTCCAAAAAATGAATATAGGAGGCATTTATTCTATAAAATTCAGTGGAACTATGAGAATTAAAAGAGCTCATAATATCACACTACTGATGAAAGCATGTCCAAAAATTTTTGGATTCTTGTTCTGTTTGCCTCTAAGCTATTTGTTCCTTTTCTAATTGATTCAACAAAATCAGTATCTTCAAACAATAATTTAGTTCCACTTATTATCTGGTCTTCTTTTCCTTTTATTGAATCCTTACTTACTTTTGAAAAACTATACATAATAGCATCGTAAAATGGGGCCGAAATTGTGGTCCATTCACTTTTAGAAGTGTCCCATTTTCTGAAAGCTTGATTTCCATAAATGCTATACACTTTATCGACAGTTTCCGTGAATGAAATTCTATTATCTTCAAGTTCCTTGTCTGTGACATTAGAATTTTTTTGTTCCATATATTTATTCATGGATGTTTTTAAATTTCCAGTAACTTTTTCATAATCTTGGAGCAAAAAGAATCTTAAAACTAATTGGACATCGTCCATCCTTTGATATATTTTAATCTTCTTAAGCTTGTCAAAAGACGTTGGAAGCCCTAAACATTCTCGAAAATAGTTTAGCTCTGAAAGTTCGACCAAGAGATCATTAAATTTTCCACGATGAATGCAATTTCTGACCTCTTGTGGAGTTAGGTTTTCTCCTCCAGTATTAATTCTTTCGAAAACATCAAACTTTATATCTAAGTCAGATTCATTTAGCAAAACAACGGCAGAGATCGAACGTCTTTCAATAGCATTTCTTATAGTTTGATTCAATTGACTAAATTTTTTCCCATTAAGCTCCCCCCAAAATGTAAGACCAGATAGTGCAAATTTATCAGTTAAATACATGTTAATTGCAGTTAGTCTCTGCTTACCATCCATAACTGAGTAAGTATTATATTCTTCTTCTGCAAGAAATATTGGAGGAATTGGAACAGCCATTATTATAGATTCAATAAGCTTGGATTGTTGTTTCACATTCCAACGATCTCGTCTTTGAAACTTAGGCTCAAGATCTATCACTTTGTTTTTCAACATGTCTTTTAAGCTTGGTATGTACAGGTCCATCTTTTGACTAACGAGCCTTTTTTGTTCTTCCTTGTACTTCTCTGTGATGACAAAATCTTCATCTTCAATAGCTTCAATTTCTTCATCTTCTTCCATTTTAATCTCTCAACTTATTTGACCAGTACATTTAGATATGAACGTCAAGCTTTTAATTATTTCGTCAAGAATTAACAAATTGAATCTTAATAAAATATGAAAGATTACAAGATTTTTAAAAGTTTGTATTTGTTCCTCGGATATTTCAAATATCCAGATATTTATTACTCGTCTACCCTCAATCACAACCTCCCCTCATCCCATACCTATTAATATTTCAATCACCGTACCTATCCCAGAAAAACACGCCGTAAATCCCATATATAGGTGACTTTACCAATGTATTCCGACCGAATCAACGCATTACCCCCATACCTTTTTGCAGCGATCGATGAAGCAAAAGCCGAAGCTAAGGCTAAGGGAGTCGACGTGATCGACCTTGGGATAGGAGACCCGGACCTGCCCACCCATCCGCATATTGTGGAGGCTATGTGCGAGGCTGTCAGGGACCCGAGGACGCACAGTTATCCGTCCCACAACGGGCTTTATGAGTTCAGGAAGTCTGCGGCTGACTGGTGCGAGAAGTATAAGGGCGTTAAGCTCGACCCGGACAGCGAGGTCCTGGCCCTGATCGGGTCCAAGGAGGCTGTGGCACATATCCCGCTTGCTTTTGTCAACCCCGGAGATGTCGTGCTCTATACCGACCCCGGCTATCCTGTCTATAAGATAGGGGCCGAGTTTGCGGGCGGAGATCCGTACCCGCTGCCCCTGAAGGTTGAAAACGACTTTTTGCCTGACCTTGACTCCATCCCGGCAGATGTCCTTCAAAAGGCAAAGCTCTTCTTCTTCAACTACCCGAACAACCCGACCTCGGCTGTTGCGGATATGGCTTTCTTTGAGAAGGTCGCAGCGTTCTGTAAGGAGCACGACATCATTGCCGTGCACGACAACGCCTACTGCCAGATGGTCTACGACGGCTATGAATCCCCTTCCTTCCTGGCTGCAAAAGGCGCAATGGACATAGGGATCGAACTCTACTCCCACTCCAAGACCTACAACATGACCGGCTGGAGGGTCGGCTTTGCTGTCGGGAACAAAGACCTGGTCAAGGGCCTGGACAAAGTCAAGTCCAACATCGACTCCGGAACCTTTGAAGCCGTACAGCTCGCAGGCGCAGCAGCCATGAACGAGTCCCAGGCATGTGTGGACGACACGAACAAAATCTACACCGAACGCAGGGACACCCTGATCGAAGGGCTCAAAGCCATGGGCCTTGAAGCAAAACCGCCCAAAGCCACCTTCTATATATGGGCCCCCGTCCCCGCAGGCTTTACCTCCATGGAATTCTCAAAGGTCCTCCTTGAGGAAGCCGGAATCGTAGCAACTCCGGGCGTCGGCTTCGGAGACGCAGGCGAGGGCTTCATCAGGTTCGCACTCACCCAGCCCGTACCCAGGCTTCAGGAAGCTGTCGAGCGGATGAAGAAGCTGCAGTTCTGATCCGGCAGAGCAACAGTTCTGACCCGAATTAAACACAAATTCATTCAAAAGATCTTAGTCAGGCGGCGTGATCCTGAAATCCGCCGCCCCCTTTTTTCGTTTTTGATGAAATTTTGCCCCCGTTTTATCTTCGTTTTGTTCTAGTTTTCTCCCCGGTTTGCCCCTGTATGTTCTTTTAATCAGCCTGTTACCGGAGCACATTTAATTCAAACATTATCAGTAGCCAGGGGCCTCACAGGTTGCCAACCCCGTCAGCAGTCCCGCTCGCCGAGGCGAGCGGCCTTTCCCTGAAAATTGTGGAGAAGAAGAAAGAGCTGAAAAACCTGAAACTGCTGCAACCGCACCATACCAGACCAAAACAGCAGTTTTCATTGCCAGTGGAATATTTGTGGCTAAACTATTAATTCTCAATGAAATGTTTTAAAAACCCGAATCAATCACCCCTAACTATAGTCAATTCCCCAAATTTTTTCACCAATCTCAATTGAAAGTTTAAACCACAGACAGCACGGAAAACACAGAATAAAGGAAATAGGGCACAATCCTTCCGTGCTTTCTGTGTCTTCCGTGCTTATATGTAAGTGTAAATCTTTGCGTTCGGTATAATCACCCCTCACAACTAAGATGAGCTCCAGAAATCTCAAAGAAGAGATCACAAAATAGGGAGAGTTTCAAGCTCGTAACGAAGCTTGAGTACTCTTATTTATGAGCCCTCACATAATTAAATAAGGAGTTACAGGAAAGGGGCCAGCCATGATAATGAAAGTAAAGTTTCTTGACTCGGTGCAGGAAATCACAGAACAGCCGGAAATTGAAGTCAAGATCCGGAAAGGGGATACCGTATGTACGGTCCTGTGGGCTCTTGCCTACCATTACGGGCATGATTTTTATGCAGTGACCGTCGGAGACGAAAGCGAATACCCAAAAATCAGGGTTCTGCTGAACGGCAGGGATATAGAAGAATACTCCAGCTGCCTGGAAGCCGACGTGAAAAGCGGGGACATACTTGAGCTGCGGGAACGGAATTGAGCTGCGGGAACGGAATTGAGCTGCGGGAACAGAATTGAGCTGCGGGGACATACTTGAGCTGCGGGAACGGAATTGAGCTGACCCTAGGGAAGCCTTCAAAATGAAATTCCCAATTAATTTCTAAACCGTCCTTACTTTGATTCAGAACTCACCCGGAAACAACAACACCGAATAACACTTAACAAAATGCGCTTTTAACAAAATACGCATATGGACACATTTTTACCCCAATAATTACAACCGAACTTACTCTGTTTCTGATTTATCAGCGTCTTCTTTTTAAATTACTGCCTGCTCAAGCCTCGCTTCGCTCGGGACAAAAACGACGGTAGATGCTATTCCGGTTGCTCCGGCTTTTTAAGTCAACCCGAAAAAAATCCAACCCTGAAGATCCTTCACCCCCCATAGCCCGAAAAGCACTTCTTTTTTAAGCCATTACTTCTTTATCAGAACAGCATGCCAGAACCCGCTAAAGCGCCCGAAAAAGGATCTGTAAAGTCCACTATCAAAGAGCATTTCCAGCTTAAGGAGACCATCGTCACAATCGCAGCTGACGAGCAAGCCCACATCGAAGCTGCAAAAGAAGCAATCCGTTTTCACCGCGCAGCCCTTGAGAACTACATCCTCTCAGACCCTTTTTTCAAGCTCACCCTTGAACCCCATACCTATCCTCCCGACGCCCCGGAAATCGTCCGGCGGATGGTTGAAGCCGGGAATTCCATGGGAATAGGGCCCATGAGTGCGGTTGCAGGCACGGTCTCGGCTCTTGCCGTGGAAGCCATGGTCGAAACCGGAGCTTCGTATGCGATTGTGGACAACGGCGGAGACATTGCTATGATCAACGACAGGCCTGTAGTTGTGGGAATTTATGCGGGACAGTCCTCCATCAGGAACCTGGGCTTCGTCTTCGAGCCCCGGGACTCGGTCACCGGGGTCTGTACCTCAGCCGGGACCGTGGGGCCTTCAATCAGCTTCGGGATGGCAGACGCTGCTGTAGTGTTTTCCGAGGATGTTTCCCTGGCAGATTCGGCTGCAACGGCTCTCGGGAATGCCGTGAATCCGGGGAAAGAAGCTGTAGAGAAGGCTTTTGACGTGGTTAAAGAAATTTCCGGAGTCAGGGGGGCGGTCGTGGTCCAGGGAGAGTACATCGGAATGTGGGGAGAGGTGCCGAAAA
This window encodes:
- a CDS encoding ATP-binding protein, whose product is MALPVNVHELITGLTVEWERLEFKGSWNPESILHSMCAFANDINNWGGGYIIVGIEEKDGRPILPPAGLDLGQIDAYQKKLLELCHLMTPNYFPVAVPEVFQKKHILIIWCAGGDTRPYRAPRTLGKKSESVYYVRRFSSTVRASSSEDQQLFKLAAKVPFDDRINQNADLEDMNFTLIKAFLKEVGSDLYKTADSISFKGLCLQMQIARGPPEYLKPVNAGLLFFNENPDRLFNGTRIEIVEYYDEIGDRFTEKIFTGPLHIQLKNALQYLKNLVLKEEVRKVPDRAEALRYFNYPYRALEEALANAVYHKSYEERSPIEVNVRLDRIEILSFPGPVPPVNNEKLKKPRVAARNYRNRRIGDFLKELHLTEGRSTGIPKIRQAMKRNGSPPPIFETDDDLNYFLTTLPIHPAFISQPLADRTAEARSAYLPDERSLEILEFCIKPRKRSEIMEHIGLTNQTKNVRTSIKPLLDQGYLSYTIPTRPKDRNQRYRTTERGAKLLDVFYEEKPEHVSSS
- a CDS encoding phosphocholine cytidylyltransferase family protein; amino-acid sequence: MNVNHCNRDDGVITTALLLAAGKGSRLYPLTRDTPKCLTIVHKVSILERLVINLKNQGFKRLVVVTGFQEKCIRDFLGTRAGGMKIEYIFSPLYETTNNIYSLWMARKIINEPFLLVESDLVFDVSLLDDMCFPDRIAVAHMQPWMNGSTVTIDQSQDVKKFQCGTLKPFDEIRYKTVNIYSFSLSSWHSITKRLDQYISAGRVNDYYETVFAEMVADGSLSLKTVSFDSKRWYEIDTVKDLAEAEKLFSADKSKTIIPNNITPHSSGISKSFFQQTKRKEKDTITRSISGLRSFPPSNSLKLKPILKAKTPKTEVPPKNK
- a CDS encoding histidinol-phosphate transaminase, whose translation is MMQYNYKTQTEKYEFVSGQHGGYYHHNFIDHAYLYNLYFPPEAVFTNFKNQIHDIVLNYPIAQDALAGLIGNLIHQPAERIVVGNGAAELIKIISGHVSSKLIVPVPSFNEYANAAPAGRVVEFPLEFPSFQLDVDKFAAEAIRVKADVAVVVTPNNPTSILVPKSDLINLAQKLANHDCMLIVDESFMDFVHNPDQTSLEHEIERYPNVAIIKSMSKAYGICGLRIGYMLTANSAFAEAVRKGVHIWNINGFAEEFLRILPDYRQEFVESCKQVRIDRDNLYKNLCAIQGMTVYKPDANFVFCRLPDYAQSGPEITRQLFIEHNMYIKHCQDKTLPDSSRYVRIASRTETENCKLVEALADIIDLNKTEVSR
- a CDS encoding phosphatidylcholine/phosphatidylserine synthase, which translates into the protein MKDSQHQQSHKTGMLTFARDLPNICSLAGLLCAVLSIYYAILGNFPVAIIGMVWAVFFDWGDGIIARRMKGRTDEYRAIGGQLDSLIDIVSFGICPAVFLLSYGEFSPWFLPGAFVIVAASAIRLSYFNVFGLVDDSTYMGLALDNNVIILAFVFLFNGLFGHTIFSVIIYTMFMCMAVFNLAPIRTPKFNGRWFYALGVYVTGLTAIYSWILWGKYP
- a CDS encoding MAE_28990/MAE_18760 family HEPN-like nuclease, with the translated sequence MSSFNSHSSTEFYRINASYIHFLDQIEEVNSLLDYASKMNTENFRIIWSVASRSAIIMSSGFLEKYLKESFMEFIEQINNMNLPTKYIDEKLLITNKRKTLQVLKLINEQKLNSDYEKIVKIYASSFENCEYKPIFVKESFSITNSNPGKDTIRTMFIDIGIRNIFSRDTFNDLDYVGGVETKLEEFIGLRNSFAHGGSGTTIPSISDAQDQIEFLKKFVYALNKTLDDEILNIELKFHRDYFKTLPNFYEI
- a CDS encoding DUF262 domain-containing protein, with amino-acid sequence MEEDEEIEAIEDEDFVITEKYKEEQKRLVSQKMDLYIPSLKDMLKNKVIDLEPKFQRRDRWNVKQQSKLIESIIMAVPIPPIFLAEEEYNTYSVMDGKQRLTAINMYLTDKFALSGLTFWGELNGKKFSQLNQTIRNAIERRSISAVVLLNESDLDIKFDVFERINTGGENLTPQEVRNCIHRGKFNDLLVELSELNYFRECLGLPTSFDKLKKIKIYQRMDDVQLVLRFFLLQDYEKVTGNLKTSMNKYMEQKNSNVTDKELEDNRISFTETVDKVYSIYGNQAFRKWDTSKSEWTTISAPFYDAIMYSFSKVSKDSIKGKEDQIISGTKLLFEDTDFVESIRKGTNSLEANRTRIQKFLDMLSSVV
- a CDS encoding LL-diaminopimelate aminotransferase; translated protein: MYSDRINALPPYLFAAIDEAKAEAKAKGVDVIDLGIGDPDLPTHPHIVEAMCEAVRDPRTHSYPSHNGLYEFRKSAADWCEKYKGVKLDPDSEVLALIGSKEAVAHIPLAFVNPGDVVLYTDPGYPVYKIGAEFAGGDPYPLPLKVENDFLPDLDSIPADVLQKAKLFFFNYPNNPTSAVADMAFFEKVAAFCKEHDIIAVHDNAYCQMVYDGYESPSFLAAKGAMDIGIELYSHSKTYNMTGWRVGFAVGNKDLVKGLDKVKSNIDSGTFEAVQLAGAAAMNESQACVDDTNKIYTERRDTLIEGLKAMGLEAKPPKATFYIWAPVPAGFTSMEFSKVLLEEAGIVATPGVGFGDAGEGFIRFALTQPVPRLQEAVERMKKLQF
- a CDS encoding MoaD/ThiS family protein, whose amino-acid sequence is MIMKVKFLDSVQEITEQPEIEVKIRKGDTVCTVLWALAYHYGHDFYAVTVGDESEYPKIRVLLNGRDIEEYSSCLEADVKSGDILELRERN
- a CDS encoding UPF0280 family protein — protein: MPEPAKAPEKGSVKSTIKEHFQLKETIVTIAADEQAHIEAAKEAIRFHRAALENYILSDPFFKLTLEPHTYPPDAPEIVRRMVEAGNSMGIGPMSAVAGTVSALAVEAMVETGASYAIVDNGGDIAMINDRPVVVGIYAGQSSIRNLGFVFEPRDSVTGVCTSAGTVGPSISFGMADAAVVFSEDVSLADSAATALGNAVNPGKEAVEKAFDVVKEISGVRGAVVVQGEYIGMWGEVPKITRADVRYECITKA